A portion of the Jaculus jaculus isolate mJacJac1 chromosome 5, mJacJac1.mat.Y.cur, whole genome shotgun sequence genome contains these proteins:
- the Ago3 gene encoding protein argonaute-3 isoform X4: MCEVLDIHNIDEQPRPLTDSHRVKFTKEIKGLKVEVTHCGTMRRKYRVCNVTRRPASHQTFPLQLENGQTVERTVAQYFREKYTLQLKYPHLPCLQVGQEQKHTYLPLEVCNIVAGQRCIKKLTDNQTSTMIKATARSAPDRQEEISRLVRSANYETDPFVQEFQFKVRDEMAHVTGRVLPAPMLQYGGRNRTVATPSHGVWDMRGKQFHTGVEIKMWAIACFATQRQCREEILKGFTDQLRKISKDAGMPIQGQPCFCKYAQGADSVEPMFRHLKNTYSGLQLIIVILPGKTPVYAEVKRVGDTLLGMATQCVQVKNVIKTSPQTLSNLCLKINVKLGGINNILVPHQRPSVFQQPVIFLGADVTHPPAGDGKKPSIAAVVGSMDAHPSRYCATVRVQRPRQEIIQDLASMVRELLIQFYKSTRFKPTRIIFYRDGVSEGQFRQVLYYELLAIREACISLEKDYQPGITYIVVQKRHHTRLFCADRTERVGRSGNIPAGTTVDTDITHPYEFDFYLCSHAGIQGTSRPSHYHVLWDDNCFTADELQLLTYQLCHTYVRCTRSVSIPAPAYYAHLVAFRARYHLVDKEHDSAEGSHVSGQSNGRDPQALAKAVQIHQDTLRTMYFA, translated from the exons GTCTGAAGGTTGAAGTGACTCATTGTGGAACAATGAGACGGAAATACCGTGTTTGTAATGTAACAAGGAGGCCTGCCAGCCATCAAAC ctttcctttACAGTTAGAAAATGGCCAGACTGTGGAGAGAACAGTAGCACAGTATTTCAGAGAAAAGTATACTCTTCAACTGAAGTACCCACACCTTCCCTGTCTACAAGTGGGACAGGAACAAAAGCATACGTACCTGCCACTAGAA GTTTGTAATATTGTGGCTGGGCAACGGTGTATCAAGAAACTTACAGACAATCAAACTTCCACTATGATTAAGGCAACAGCAAGATCTGCACCAGATAGACAAGAGGAAATTAGCAGATTG gTAAGAAGTGCAAATTATGAAACAGATCCATTCGTTCAGGAGTTTCAATTTAAAGTACGGGATGAAATGGCCCATGTGACTGGCCGTGTGCTTCCAGCACCTATGCTCCAATATGGAGGACGG aatCGGACAGTAGCAACACCAAGCCATGGAGTATGGGATATGAGAGGAAAACAATTCCACACTGGAGTTGAAATTAAAATGTGGGCTATAGCTTGTTTTGCCACACAGAGGCAGTGTAGAGAAGAAATATTGAA AGGTTTCACAGACCAGCTACGTAAAATctccaaggatgcagggatgcCCATCCAGGGCCAGCCATGCTTCTGCAAGTACGCACAAGGTGCAGACAGCGTGGAGCCCATGTTCCGACATCTGAAGAATACATATTCTGGACTACAGCTCATTATTGTCATCCTGCCTGGGAAGACGCCTGTATATG CGGAGGTGAAACGTGTAGGAGATACACTTTTGGGTATGGCTACACAGTGTGTGCAAGTCAAGAATGTAATAAAAACATCTCCTCAAACTCTTTCAAATTTGTGCCTAAAGATAAATGTTAAACTTGGaggaataaataatattcttgTACCTCATCAAAG aCCTTCTGTGTTCCAGCAACCAGTGATCTTTTTGGGAGCAGATGTAACTCATCCACCTGCTGGAGATGGAAAGAAGCCTTCTATCGCTGCT GTTGTAGGAAGTATGGATGCCCATCCAAGCAGATACTGTGCCACAGTGAGAGTCCAGAGACCCCGACAGGAAATCATCCAAGACTTAGCCTCCATGGTCCGGGAACTCCTCATCCAGTTTTATAAATCAACTCGGTTCAAACCTACTCGTATCATCTTTTATCGAGATGGTGTTTCAGAGGGGCAGTTCAGACAG GTATTATACTATGAACTACTGGCAATTCGAGAAGCTTGTATCAGTTTGGAGAAAGATTATCAACCTGGAATAACCTACATTGTAGTTCAAAAGAGACATCACACACGTTTGTTTTGTGCTGATAGGACAGAAAGG GTTGGAAGAAGCGGCAATATCCCAGCTGGAACAACAGTTGACACGGACATTACACACCCGTATGAATTTGACTTTTACCTCTGTAGCCATGCTGGAATACAG GGTACCAGCCGCCCTTCTCACTACCATGTTTTATGGGATGATAACTGCTTTACTGCAGACGAACTGCAGCTGCTTACTTACCAGCTCTGCCACACTTACGTACGCTGCACACGATCAGTTTCTATACCTGCACCAGCGTATTATGCGCACCTGGTGGCATTCAGAGCCAGATATCATCTTGTGGACAAAGAACATGACAG TGCTGAAGGAAGCCATGTTTCAGGACAGAGCAATGGGAGAGATCCACAAGCTCTTGCCAAGGCTGTACAGATTCACCAAGATACCTTACGCACAATGTACTTTGCTTGA